A part of Sander vitreus isolate 19-12246 chromosome 8, sanVit1, whole genome shotgun sequence genomic DNA contains:
- the LOC144522026 gene encoding ELKS/Rab6-interacting/CAST family member 1-like: protein MYGSARSVGRGDANHSGGRDGGGTGNQGSGRSPRLPRSPRMGHRRTNSTGGSGGGPGGAGGKTLSMENIQSLNAAYATSGPMYLSDNEVAMTGDHLPKSGGTVTTMGRHRVTYGSRGNSSGVVAASTPNISTSVAANAVLPAGMMAGDALAFGDHHMASTVPHSLRQARDNTILDLQAQLKEILRENEMLRREVEVKESKLSSSMNSIKTFWSPELKKERALRKDEVSKITVWKEQYRVIQDEAQHLQMTVQALQDELRIQRDLNQLLQQDPSIQGRDLALTSEPTEENYRRLQAEHERQAKELFLLRKTLEEMELRIDTQKQTLGARDESIKKLLEMLQSKGPSAKASEEDQERTRRLADAEMHRHHLESLLDQRDREINALREELHRRYEGTPESTKTKALQTVIDMKDAKINSMERGLRDMEEELLMLKSNGLLSCEERQEEMKQMEVYRSHTKFMKNKMEQVKQDLSRKDTELLGLQTKLETLTNQFSDSKQHIEVLKESLTAKEQRAAILQTEVDALRLRLEEKETTLNKKSKQIQEISEEKGTLNGEIHDLKDMLEVKERKVNVLQKKIENLQEQLRDKEKQMSSLKERVKSLQADTSNTDTALTTLEESLAEKERIIERLKEQRDRDDREKTEEIESNKKELKELKERLSLLQGDLSDRETSLLDLKEHASSLASSGLKKDSKLKSMEIALEQKREELFKVENQLKRAQNAALEAQANTEVAERIKNLEQEVARHKEDSGKAQAEVDRLLEILREMENEKNDKDKKINELERQMKDQSKKVASLKHKEQVEKSRNARLMDEARKREDNMSESSQQVKDTLRQKSERIEELEEALRESVQITAEREMVLAQEEAARSLQEKQMEELLGAMEKVKQELESMRAKLASTQQSLCEKEAHLSTLRAERRKHLEEVLEMKQEALLAAISEKDANIALLELSSSKKKKTQDEVALLKREKDRLVQQLKQQTQNRMKLMADNYEDDHLKTASDQTNHKPSPDQMITPLLSLSQNRSKLKLYIAHLTDLCHDRDPSILSQLTAPSHYHHSDPEDWEEELQKMSVEQLERELQVCEKESGELQEYANSVLQQIADYCPDILEQVVNALEESC, encoded by the exons ATGTACGGTAGTGCCCGCTCTGTTGGCAGAGGGGATGCCAACCATAGTGGTGGAAGAGATGGAGGTGGTACTGGTAATCAGGGATCTGGCCGTTCCCCTCGCCTTCCTCGTTCTCCTCGGATGGGACACCGTCGCACCAACAGCACCGGAGGCAGTGGAGGAGGTCCTGGAGGAGCAGGAGGCAAGACGCTTTCCATGGAGAACATCCAGTCCCTCAATGCTGCGTATGCAACCTCAGGACCAATGTACCTGAGTGACAATGAGGTTGCCATGACAGGTGACCACCTTCCCAAAAGTGGTGGGACAGTGACGACCATGGGGAGACACAGGGTGACATATGGGTCAAGGGGCAACAGCAGTGGAGTTGTGGCCGCGAGCACCCCCAACATCTCCACCTCAGTGGCTGCCAATGCTGTGCTGCCAGCAGGCATGATGGCAGGTGATGCTCTAGCTTTTGGGGACCACCACATGGCCTCCACTGTTCCCCATTCTCTAAGGCAGGCCAGAGACAACACCATACTTGACCTGCAGGCCCAACTGAAAGAG ATTCTGCGTGAGAATGAGATGCTGCGGCGAGAAGTGGAAGTAAAGGAGAGCAAGCTAAGCTCCTCTATGAATTCTATCAAGACCTTCTGGAGCCCAGAATTAAAAAAGGAGCGAGCTCTCAGGAAAGATGAGGTTTCTAAGATCACTGTCTGGAAGGAACAATACCGTGTGATTCAAGATGAAGCGCAG CATCTCCAGATGACTGTTCAGGCTCTTCAGGATGAGCTGAGGATCCAGAGGGACCTGAACCAGCTGCTCCAGCAAGACCCCAGCATCCAAGGCCGGGACCTGGCCCTGACATCTGAACCTACAGAGGAGAACTACCGGCGGCTACAGGCCGAGCACGAGAGGCAGGCCAAAGAGCTCTTTCTTCTTAGGAAGACCCTGGAGGAGATGGAGCTGAGGATTGACACACAGAAGCAAACCCTGGGAGCCAGAGATGAGTCCATCAAGAAACTTCTTGAGATGCTGCAGAGCAAAG GGCCGTCTGCCAAGGCATCAGAGGAGGACCAGGAGCGGACCAGGAGACTGGCTGACGCAGAGATGCACAGGCATCACCTTGAGAGTTTACTGGACCAGAGAGACCGAGAGATTAATGCACTAAGAGAG GAGCTGCACCGTCGATACGAGGGAACCCCCGAGTCCACCAAAACTAAGGCTCTACAGACTGTCATCGACATGAAG GATGCAAAAATCAATTCAATGGAGCGGGGCCTGAGAGACATGGAGGAAGAGCTGCTAATGCTGAAATCCAATGGACTTCTGAGCTGTGAGGAGCGTCAGGAGGAGATGAAGCAGATGGAGGTCTACCGCAGCCACACGAAATTCATGAAGAACAAG ATGGAGCAGGTGAAGCAGGACCTTTCCAGGAAGGACACTGAGCTGCTTGGTTTGCAGACCAAGCTGGAGACGCTCACCAACCAGTTCTCAGACAGCAAGCAGCACATAGAAGTCCTCAAGGAGTCCCTCACTGCCAAGGAGCAGCGAGCTGCCATCCTACAGACAGAG GTGGATGCCTTGCGCCTGCGCTTGGAAGAGAAGGAGACGACGCTGAATAAGAAGAGCAAGCAGATACAAGAGATATCAGAAGAGAAGGGCACGCTCAATGGGGAGATCCACGACCTCAAGGACATGCTGGAGGTTAAGGAGCGCAAAGTGAATGTGCTACAGAAGAAG ATTGAGAACCTGCAAGAGCAGCTGAGGGACAAGGAGAAGCAGATGAGCAGTCTGAAGGAAAGGGTAAAGTCTTTGCAGGCAGACACTTCCAACACTGACACTGCTCTCACCACACTGGAGGAGTCTCTTGCAGAAAAG GAGCGCATCATTGAGCGTCTAAAAGAGCAGCGAGACAGAGACGACAGAGAGAAGACGGAAGAGATCGAGAGTAACAAAAAGGAACTAAAAGAGTTGAAGGAGAGACTGAGCTTATTGCAGGGAGACCTGTCAGACAGAGAG acgtCTCTGTTGGACCTGAAAGAGCATGCATCATCCCTGGCCTCGTCTGGGCTGAAGAAAGACTCCAAACTCAAGAGTATGGAGATTGCGTTGGAGCAGAAGAGGGAGGAGCTCTTCAAAGTGGAGAACCAGCTTAAGAGA GCTCAAAATGCAGCCCTGGAGGCTCAGGCCAACACTGAGGTGGCTGAGCGCATTAAGAACCTCGAACAGGAAGTGGCCCGCCACAAAGAGGATTCTGGGAAGGCCCAGGCTGAGGTGGACCGCCTGCTGGAGATCCTTCGGGAAATGGAGAATGAGAAGAATGACAAGGACAAAAAGATCAATGAGCTGGAGAG GCAGATGAAGGACCAGTCGAAGAAGGTGGCGTCTCTGAAGCACAAGGAGCAGGTGGAGAAAAGCAGGAATGCTCGACTCATGGATGAGGCCAGGAAGAGGGAGGACAACATGTCTGAGAGCTCCCAGCAGGTGAAG GACACTCTGCGTCAGAAGTCGGAGCGCATAGAAGAGCTGGAGGAGGCCCTGAGAGAGAGCGTTCAGATCACTGCTGAGCGAGAGATGGTGCTGGCACAGGAGGAGGCTGCCAGGTCACTCCAGGAGAAACAG ATGGAGGAGCTGCTGGGAGCCATGGAGAAAGTTAAGCAGGAGCTGGAGTCCATGAGGGCCAAGCTGGCCTCTACCCAGCAGTCTCTGTGTGAGAAAGAGGCACACCTCTCAACCCTGCGAGCTGAGCGCAGGAAACACTTGGAGGAGGTGCTGGAGATGAA GCAGGAGGCGCTGCTGGCTGCTATCAGCGAGAAGGATGCTAACATTGCCCTGCTGGAGTTGTCCTCCtctaagaagaagaagacccaGGACGAGGTGGCTCTGCTGAAACGGGAGAAGGACAGACTGGTGCAACAGCTCAAACAGCAG ACTCAGAACAGAATGAAACTGATGGCAGACAACTACGAGGATGACCATCTGAAGACTGCTTCGGACCAGACAAATCACAAACCCTCTCCAGATCAG ATGATAACCCCTCTTCTAAGCCTGTCCCAGAACCGCAGTAAGCTCAAGCTCTACATCGCCCACCTGACAGACCTCTGCCACGACCGGGACCCCAGCATCCTCAGCCAGCTCACAGCGCCCTCTCACTACCACCACAGTGACCCTGAAGACTGGGAGGAGGAGCTCCAGAAGATGAGTGTGGAACAG ttggAGCGAGAGCTGCAGGTGTGTGAGAAGGAGAGCGGAGAGCTGCAGGAGTACGCCAACTCTGTTCTCCAGCAGATCGCAGACTACTGCCCCGATATCCTGGAGCAGGTTGTCAATGCCCTGGAGGAGTCATGCTGA
- the LOC144522027 gene encoding F-box/LRR-repeat protein 14-like: MFEMETHISCLFPEILAIIFSYLDVKDKGRVAQVCAAWRDASYHKSVWRGVEAKLHLRRANPSLFPSLQTRGIKKVQILSLRRSLSYVIQGMPHIESLNLCGCFNLTDNGLGHAFVQDIPSLRVLNLSLCKQITDSSLGRIAQYLKNLEVLELGGCSNITNTGLLLIAWGLHRLKSLNLRSCRHVSDVGIGHLSGMTRSAAEGCLSLEKLTLQDCQKLTDLSLKHVSKGLNKLKVLNLSFCGGISDAGMIHLSHMTHLCSLNLRSCDNISDTGIMHLAMGSLRLSGLDVSFCDKIGDQSLAYIAQGLYQLKSLSLCSCHISDDGINRMVRQMHELKTLNIGQCVRITDKGLELIADHLTQLTGIDLYGCTKITKRGLERITQLPCLKVLNLGLWQMTESERVR; the protein is encoded by the coding sequence atgtttgaaatggagacacacatatcgtGCCTTTTCCCGGAgatcctggccattattttcAGTTATCTGGACGTTAAAGACAAAGGAAGAGTAGCCCAAGTGTGCGCGGCCTGGAGAGACGCGTCCTACCACAAGTCGGTGTGGAGGGGGGTGGAAGCCAAGCTACATCTGCGGCGAGCAAACCCGTCTCTTTTCCCCAGTCTGCAGACCAGAGGAATCAAAAAAGTTCAGATTCTCAGCTTAAGACGAAGTCTGAGCTACGTGATTCAAGGGATGCCGCACATCGAAAGCCTGAACTTGTGTGGATGTTTCAACCTCACAGACAACGGACTCGGACATGCCTTTGTGCAGGACATCCCATCCCTGCGGGTGCTGAACCTCAGTCTTTGTAAACAGATCACTGACTCCAGCCTGGGCAGGATTGCCCAGTACCTTAAAAACCTAGAGGTGCTTGAACTTGGGGGATGCAGCAACATCACAAACACCGGCCTGTTGCTCATTGCCTGGGGACTGCACAGACTTAAGAGCCTTAACCTGCGCAGCTGCAGGCATGTGTCCGATGTGGGCATTGGACACCTGTCTGGCATGACCCGCAGCGCAGCAGAAGGCTGCCTGTCTCTGGAGAAGTTAACCTTGCAGGACTGCCAGAAGCTGACTGACCTTTCTCTCAAACATGTCTCAAAGGGCCTAAACAAGCTCAAAGTGCTCAACCTCAGCTTCTGTGGAGGGATATCAGATGCAGGGATGATCCACCTGTCGCATATGACCCATCTGTGCAGCCTGAACCTGCGGTCGTGTGATAACATCAGTGATACAGGGATAATGCATCTGGCCATGGGCTCCCTCCGGCTGTCTGGACTCGATGTCTCCTTCTGTGACAAGATCGGAGACCAGAGCCTGGCTTACATCGCCCAGGGGTTGTACCAGCTCAAGTCCCTCTCTCTTTGCTCCTGCCATATCAGTGATGATGGCATTAACAGGATGGTACGCCAGATGCACGAGCTCAAGACTCTCAACATTGGACAGTGTGTGAGGATCACAGACAAAGGGTTGGAGTTGATAGCTGATCACCTCACCCAGCTGACAGGGATTGATCTGTACGGTTGTACTAAGATCACCAAGAGGGGTCTGGAGAGGATAACACAACTCCCGTGCCTTAAAGTGTTAAACCTGGGACTGTGGCAGATgactgagagtgagagagtgaggtgA